The genomic stretch gtcttccatgacccacttgaacttatcGTCTCGTATCAAGTGTTCGGTACTTtataacccacttagactttttccTTACCTAGTCGAGCTAGGATTTCTATTACCTTTCCCAACTAGATTTTCCTTATCATCTCGTATCAACTTGGATGCATGATGCCAACCTCTCCCTCCGACTCGGCCAAGATCGGCTCGCTGCAAGCGACTAGCTAGGGCCCAGGGTCTCTCAAAAGCCGACGACTTCTCTACCTCAACGTTCACTCCACTTCCGACATGCCCTATTAgaaatgtagggaacatggagaATATGAGATCACGTGACTCCCCCGTGCCCTTTGTTGACAAGAACATCGGAGATCATGGGATGACATAGCCACCTTCCTCAGAGACGTGGGCAACATGAGCGCATATTGAGGAGAACGTTGACTTCAACAACTCTCCTATTCCGGTAGACACAAGTACGCGCACATGAGCCCTCGGACTCTACAACTTTTATTTGTTTCCACTAACTCACGCACACCCCATTCTAATCTCTTTCTGTATAAGCCTCAGGTCCGTTCATCTCTCTCAATGACATCCCCTCCGGAGTCTTGCAGTCCATCCCAGTTTGTGGACCGATGGCTTTAGCATCGGTGTTTAGGCAAGAATTCTAATCAACACGCTTTGATTAGTATACGCATGCTCACTTAATTTACTAAGTCAATACAATATAAGTtgtctaaaataaaatacaaaaatgaatctaataaatttaaaggtcATAGAAAGCATCAAATCAAATTGAATTACCTTATAGACTCTatgataaaattaattatttataatcAACTACAGATATATATCATTAACTCAAACTAATTATAACATGACACGCGCAttacttttaatttgttaatgtatgcataattaatttatttttattgtactTGGTCTTAGTCAAAGCTCATTTTCCATGAGCCACAACTCACACGCATATTTAATTAGCGAGAGATGGAGAAAGTTGTTGTTGTCGTTAAGCGTATTGGATTTTATGCGAGTCCACAAACACTTAAATAATTGATATGTGGCCAATTCTCTGGCGTGTTGCTCCAGAAATTTGACTCCCCTCCATTTCTGACTTCTGACTCGGCGATAAGCGCTTAATTATTCACTTATGGCCGATTAATTAACAAACCCTCACTTCTATAAATTCGAGACAGTCACGCGCTAAATCTTAAGCATTCGAAGAATTAATTAACAGAATCGATCATGGAGAATCTGCAGCAGGCCGCCACCATCTTCCTCTTCCTAAGCCTGATTAGTTTCTTAGCAAATCTCTCGACAGCGGCGGCCGCGACTTCGCGGGCGGTCTTTGTCTTCGGCGACTCCACCGTCGACGTCGGAAACAACAACTTCTTGCCCAATGATGCACCCAAAGCCAACTTCCACCCTTACGGTGTCGATTTCCCTGGCCGGATTCCCACCGGCCGGTTCGGAAACGGCTTCCTCGGCGTTGACTTCGTCGGTAATACACATACGATCTAATAAATATGTGATCTAATAATTGTCAAGTCTAATTACGAtgctttaattaattttgtgtgACAATTAAAGCCCATGCGGCGGGGATACACAGGAGCCCGCCACCTTTTCTCTCTCTACGGAACGCCGTCCATGGGAGGCGAGGAGTAAACTTCGCCTCCGCCGGCTCCGGAGTTCTCGACACCACGGTGAGCGATTCATGAAGAAACTGCTGTTATGATCGCTTCAAATTCAATgatgtatatataaattaaatatctttGCAGGGGACGGACGTGGTGACGATGACCCAGCAAATCAAAGACTTCTCCACGTTCGCCGGGAATCTCAGGGCTTCTAAAGGAGACCGCTCCGCCGCCTTCTTCTTGAGCAAGTCACTCTTCTACGTCAGCGTCGGGAGCAACGACCTCTTCGCCTTTTCCACCGTCCTCATCCCCGGGAACGGCACCCAAAAGGACGAAATCGTCGCCGCCGTTCTCAGCCAGTTCGCGGGCCAACTGCGGAGCATTTATCAGCTCGGAGCGCGAAAGTTCGCGGTGCCCGGGACCGGGCAGCTCGGCTGCATTCCGGGCGTCAGGAGCAGAGTTCCGGGCGGCGCGTGCAACCCGGAGCTGAACGATCTGTCCCTGAGGTACAAGACCGCCACGAGGGCCCTCCTGGACCAGCTCGCCGTGGAGCTGAAGGGCTTCAGATTTTCATTTTCCGATTTCTTCGAAATCGGTAGCCAGATCCAGTCGGATCCCCAGAAATACGGTGAGTGAGTGAGTGGTGTGCACGCACATGCAGCTTTCCTCATCGATTCAATAAATCATTTTCCGATTTTAATTAACGACGTGTGCGCATGGATTTGAACAGGTTTTACGGAGCTGGCAGCTCCGTGCTGTGGGTTGAACGCGCAGGGGCGGTGCGATCCCAACTCCACCTACTGCAGCGACCGGAATCAGTATTTCTTCTGGGACGCAGTCCACCCGTCGCAGGCGGTTTACCGGCTGGGAGCTCGGCTGTCGTTCTACGGGCCACGCCAGTTTGCTTACCCTGTCAACATCCACAGTTTGCTGgagaattaattagaaatttaatttatatCGTCTATCAATTATCTTAATTAATAGTGTCTGAAAGAATTTATTTTGAATCACTGTGTGTGATCATTCATAAGGAtcgttccatttttttttttcttgaaaggGAGTGTAGAATAATGCTGTTGAACAGCTATGAGTAGCAgtattaataattatattttgATGGACGGCTGATTAAATTAGAGCAACTTGATCTGcactttgaaaattaaattatgaaaGCAAGAATGTGAAGGCCCGAGGTGGAATATGTGGAGACATGGAGTGAGTCCAGGGAGAAGAATTAATGGACCAGCATTTAATAGCGGGAAAGGGAAATATATAATAAGTCAAAGGCGAAATTGTCATAATTATAAAACAAATGCAAGGACTACACAGTGGAGTTGGGATGGAAACACCTGATCACGTGaaagatttttattatttttttgtattttaagTTTAATGTAATTCGCGCATAAATATTGAATGATTTTGATGGTGTTGCTCGGACTACTGTCTTGGTGTCACATCCGTCTCGTAGATCTGTTATATTAATATCTCTTTCTCTATCGAATTTATAGATAtggaaaaagatatatataagtacCTAAATATTAGGTGtatgataaaataaattttagatcgtCAGTTTTTTAAAATTGATCCTTGACTATTATGTTAAAGATGTCATGAGTTCATCGTCTGTGCTACATCCTGGGATGAACATCCGCTTCCTAAAGATCTAAGATCCAGTGGCTTAAAATTGTGATTTGATGTAGATGTATTGATTTGAGCGTGAATATATTTGGATTTTAGTTTGTTTTTACAGACATTTGAATGAATTGTGAATGTTGTGGAGATTAACTTCGGTCATTAAATTTAATGATCAAATTTTAATGTCCTtgctaatattaatattaatgacgGAAATAAGATTTGGCTAAAACAACTTCGGGGATCAAAATTAGTGTAACCGAAATATTCGGTCGCATGATGAAAAACATAGCAATAATAAATATGATGGCACGATTAGCAATAACTTATAGCGATCAACAATGGCACAATTAGCACTATCCTATATATATCCAATAAATTTTATTGGTCAGAATCTGATCAACTAAAAATCTCTATCTTCCAATTATAATGTatgcatataattaatatatacatatgatattactaaaatgtccatgtatatatatatgcatatatATATTCTACTGATTAGAATACCATTTAATAATATATTGATTCGAATATAGTTTAATGCATGAGAGGAattaaggagagggaaggggacaTTTTTGTCCTTTTACTGTTAGGACATTAAGAAGGGAGGAGGAGGTTCGTGTTCGGGGAGGGTTCTTCCACTGCCATCATCGCGCGAGAGCCAACACCAGCACCTCTCCTCCACGCGCGCCAACGACACCGCCTTCTCCTTCCTCACCGGCAAGCCACCCCTCCCTCTATCTCTTTCTCACTCACTCCACGCTCTGCTCCGTGGGGAGCTGCAGTCGTCGCCAGGGAGAGCACACCTTCAGGCGAGCTCTTCGCCGCCAATGGTCGCGCCGTCGTTAAGGGGAGGAGGCTGCCGCCTCCCTCTCCCTCCTTCGGTCTCCTTCTCTTCCCATAACCTCCTCCGTCAGAGACGTCGTCCAACAGCTGCGCCTCCGCCTCCAACAACGCTGTTGTCGTCTCCAGCGGTTGCCGGTACCTCCCGCTGCCATAGCCACCCCCAGCGCCTATGGGGTACCGCCGCTAGCAGCCACCGCTGCCTCCTTTCGCGGTCACAGCTCAGCGTCCAGCGGTCTTTGCCGCCGCCGAGTCCGGCGGCCACTGTCGTCGTGTATAGCGACCACCATAGCCTCTTCCGGCGTCCAATGCCGCCTCCTCTTCCGACGTCCAGCGCCGCCTCCCTTTCCGGCGTCCAGCGCCACCTCCCTTTCCGACATCTAGCGCCGCCTCCTCTCTCGGCATCCAGCGCCGCCTCCTCTTCTGGCGTCCAGCGCCGCCTCCTCTTCAAGCGTCCAGCGTCGCCGCCTCCGGCGACTACTGTCGCCACCGCCTTAGGCAGCTACTGTCTCCAGCGCCCATAGGCACTGCCTCCGGTGAGTGTCACCCCCCGACGACAACCACCATCATCCTCTGGGCAGCCGTCGTCTGCATGCTCAGGTTTTTACTATTTGTCTACTCTGGCCTGCAAGCCGATAGAGTATTCGGCTTGCGCGCCGCTATTGCATTCAGGCTTTCGTGCCCCTATTTCGACCTGCGAGCTGGCGTTGTAGTTAGACTGCGCATCGCCATACGGATCCATATTGCATCCGGCTTTGAGCCACAGGAGTCAGTTGCTCATCTGGCGGACGTCTATCTATTCTTCACGGCCACGACGACCTGATCAGCGCCGCAACcggctcatccatccatccgagggcgccccccagGGTCAGGGTACGTCATTGTATTCGTCTCATACCTATTTCATTGTGCCGTTATTATTCGATTGCTCATATATTTGTGGGATCGCCTCGAGCaccggggtaccagagaccggggcaacctgGTCGATGCCTGCAGGTAGTGTTGACCGGAGGTCTTccgacgacttggtcaacatagaagacagCTCACCGTTCGGGTCATGGAGATACGGTCAACCTTCCAAACATGTCACACCCGCAGGTCCGGATcagatataaataaataaataaatatatatatatatatatatatatatatatatatatatatatatatatatatatatatacactttagaaaatatttttatttttttaataaaaaatataaatattaaacaATTGGTTACAGCAGGAAACATGTGCCATGTCACTTAAGGGGAATAATAGAAGGTCAGTGGTGGTCACGTGCAAGAAGCCAAATGGGTTTCTCGTGGCGCAACCTTTGTTTAATTTGCAGCTACACAATTAAGCGCTAAAATAAATATCGATGGCTATAAAATAACTTGGGTGATCAAAATTAGTGTAACCGAAATATTCGGTCGATGatgaaaaatataacaataataaatacGATGGCACGATTAGCAATAACGGATAGCGATCAACAATAATGAGATCTCATGGATTTTTTAGCATCttctttattaattaaaaatatgaagAGTAATT from Zingiber officinale cultivar Zhangliang chromosome 5B, Zo_v1.1, whole genome shotgun sequence encodes the following:
- the LOC121983926 gene encoding GDSL esterase/lipase At1g71691-like, whose protein sequence is MENLQQAATIFLFLSLISFLANLSTAAAATSRAVFVFGDSTVDVGNNNFLPNDAPKANFHPYGVDFPGRIPTGRFGNGFLGVDFVAHAAGIHRSPPPFLSLRNAVHGRRGVNFASAGSGVLDTTGTDVVTMTQQIKDFSTFAGNLRASKGDRSAAFFLSKSLFYVSVGSNDLFAFSTVLIPGNGTQKDEIVAAVLSQFAGQLRSIYQLGARKFAVPGTGQLGCIPGVRSRVPGGACNPELNDLSLRYKTATRALLDQLAVELKGFRFSFSDFFEIGSQIQSDPQKYGFTELAAPCCGLNAQGRCDPNSTYCSDRNQYFFWDAVHPSQAVYRLGARLSFYGPRQFAYPVNIHSLLEN
- the LOC121987980 gene encoding verprolin-like, which encodes MVAPSLRGGGCRLPLPPSVSFSSHNLLRQRRRPTAAPPPPTTLLSSPAVAGTSRCHSHPQRLWGTAASSHRCLLSRSQLSVQRSLPPPSPAATVVVYSDHHSLFRRPMPPPLPTSSAASLSGVQRHLPFRHLAPPPLSASSAASSSGVQRRLLFKRPASPPPATTVATALGSYCLQRP